GGCCGATGTCGAAACTGCCCAGCATCCAGAAGACGCCAAAGAAGCTGACCGCGCCAAGGGCCACGGCCAGATGCACCCCCAGGAAGACCAGCAGCATCAACAGGCCCAGAACGGCGAAAATGGTAAGTGTCATGTCAGGTCCGCACTGTTGAGAGGTTTCCGGGGCGCAGGATCAGACGACCCCGGCCCTCTGAGATCGGCGATCATCATCGACACATAAGCCAGCGCCGCGAAGGCGCTGCTGCCGACAAGCAGGAAGCGGACAGGCCATGTGTAGATCCGCATGGCGCCTTCGCCTTCGTACTCTCCCAGCCGAATCGCGGTGAAGGCTGCCGGCAGCGACGCATAGGCAATCGCGGCGAACAGCAGCGCGCCAAGCGCCCAGGCAAAGACCCGCATCACCAGCGCAGCCCGCGGCCCCAGCGCATCCAGAAGCAACGTCGTGCGCAGCATCGAGCCGGAATAGATCGCCAGCGGAAGTTGGAGGAACGTCACCGCAATGACGGAGTTCTGAAGAATTTCCTTAGTTCCGGCAATGGGATGCAGGAAAAGCGTCCGCCCCAGCACATCCGCTATGATCAACACGGCCAGAAGGAAAACCCACCCAGCCGAGAGTATATGCGCCCATCGCGCTAGTGTTACCTGAATTTTCATCACCCCTCCTCGGTGCCCTATGGCTTTGGTTGGGCCAGCCTAGGTCCCGTGCAGCCCGCGCACAAGATTTCTGTTTATCGGTTGATAATTTAATGCAACAGTCGGGAACAGCTCAGCGTTTCGGAGGACCTGCCTGCGTCGCCCGGAACAACCAGCCGGCACTATCTCATAAAGGGGAGGAGATATTGAGATGACCAGAAACACAGGCCTGACGGCAACGTTCACGGGGGTTGCACTTGGGGTCACATTGCTGGCCTCTGCGGCCCATGCGGACCGGTTCACGTTCCGCATCGGATCGGGCCACCCGAAGGGGCCAGCGCCCTATGTGACCACCATGTCGGATTTCTTCGTCGCCGAAGTGAAACGGCGCGCGGCAGAAGAGACCGATCATTCGGTCAACTTCATCGAATCCTACGGCGGCGGTATCGCCGGCGTGTCCGAAACACTGGAAGCGGTGCAGACCGGCCTGCTTGATTTCGGCGGCTATTGCGTCTGTTTCGAGCCGTCGAACCTTTATCTGCACAACTTCCCGTATTTCGAACCCTTCGGCCCGCAATCGTCCTCCGAAGCGATCGCGGCGGTGCGGGTCGTCTACGACCAGAACCCCTGGCTGTCGGATGTCTTCGAAGAAGAATTCGACCAGCAATTGCTCGGCCTCGGCGCCTGGGACAATTATCACCTTGGCACCACCAAGGAATGGAAGACCATCGCGGACCTCAAGGGCGTGAAGATCGGTGGCGCAGGCCCGAACCTGCCCTGGCTGGAATATGCCGGCGCAGTGCCCGTGCAATCGAGCCTGCCCGAAGGCTACATGGCGATGAAGACCGGCGTCTATGACGGCTGGCTGATGACGCCCGCAGGCTACAACGGCTTCAAGTACTATGAACCCGCGCCCTACTATACGCTGATCGGGTATGGGGCGATGCCGGTCGTGGTCATGACCGCGAACAAGGCCAAGATGGCGGATCTGCCGGACGATCTGCGCACGATCATCGAAGAGGTCGGGCGCGCATGGGAAGATCGCAACGGCGTGGCCATGGATGAAAGCCAGGCGGCCGGTCTTGCGGCGCTGAAGGAAAACGGCGCGATCATCACCGAACTGCCCGCGGACGTGCGTGCTGAATGGGCCCAAAGCCTTGCCGAACTGCCCCGCAAGAGCGCCATGGAAGCGGACGAACGCGGCATGCCCGGCACCAAGGTCATGCAGGACTTCATCGATGCGGCAAGCGCTGCCGGTTATGAATGGCCGGTGGAGTACGACCTCAACTGATCGGGCGGCGCTGATTTGGCTGACACGATCGGGCGAAGCGCGGGGGGTATCGGGTTTCCTGATACCTCCCGCGCGTAGATGTAATTTCAAACTTCGACCCTCCTGCCCTTAGCCTTGGGGGCAGGAGGAAGTTCAGATGCCTCCGCCTTTGGGAGGAGGCCATCATGAAACTGGGATACCTGTTCGTCCCGCCACGGGGATCGCGCACCCGCGGCCCCTTGAGCCAGGACACCGGGCGGGCCCTGGTGGCGCAATCGCTCGGGTTTGCGGAATTCTACGCGGCGCCCGCGCAGGCCGCCGGTGCAACGGGCGACCTGTCCGGCGCCGAAACGCTGCCCTTGTTGCAAATCCTGCCCACCCCGGTCTCTGCGCCGATCCCGAAACTTGCCCTGGTCGATTGCGCCCGCAGCGGCGAACTGGTGCGACCGACAGGCCCGCTGACGGCGCCGCAGGCGCGTGACGACGTGGTACTGGGCCAGTCGCTTGCCGGGCACCTGCCCTTTTCCGTCAGCTGGGTGGGGGCCGACATGCTGTCTCGCCACTGGTCGACCCATGTCACCGCCTGCACCTATGCCGCGCGCAAGGCCTGCCCGGCGGACTGGCGCGTCGCGCGCACGGTCCTGATCGACAAAGACGCCGGATTGGCCGAGGCTATGGTAAAGGCCCCCGACAGCCCTTGCCGCGCCTATTATGCCGCCCTGCTTGGCCCAAAGGCCGACGATGCCACCATAGAGGCGCTGATCGACACCTGTGTCCTGTTCGGCGACCCGAACACTGTGACGCGCAAACTCGACCACCTCCGCCAACTTTCCGCAGATTTCGGCACGCTGGTGATGATCGACCACGGCTGGGCGGATGCGGCGCGGGCAAGGACCTCCATGGCGCTTCTTGCAGAGGCCGCACACAAGCACTTCGGCACGCCCACCCAACCGGCAGTCCGGCTTGCTTCGGCCTGAACAGGACAATCGGCGCGGGTGGCGCCCTCGTAACTTATCAGGCGATAAGTTGATGGACTGAGGCCGGGAAATACTGTCTGTTGGGGCGGGTACAACGCAACTGACGGATCTCTCGTGGCCACAATGAAGCAAAGCAAGCCCTCGGATGCCACGGCACCTGTGCGCAAGCGCTTGTCGCCCGAAGTGCGGCGCAGCGAAATCGTGCGGGCCGCGATCACGCTGTTCTCGGAAAGCGGCTTTGACGGCAGCACCCGCGACGTGGCGCGCCGCGCCGGTATCACGCAGCCGCTGCTGTATCGCTATTTCCCCAACAAGCAGAGCCTGATCGAAGCGGTCTACAGCGAGGTCTTTCTGGAAACATGGGACGCCCGCTGGGACGCGATGCTGCAGGATCGCACCCGCCCCGTCCGCGACCGGTTCCAGAGCTTTTACGAGGCCTATACCGAAACCGTGTTTCAACCGGTCTGGTTGCGCCTGTGGTATTTCGCCCTGCTGCGCGACGCCGAGGTCCATGATTGGTACCGCGAAGTCGTTCAGGAACAGATCCTGAAGCCGCTGGTGCGCGAACGCCGCATGGAACTGGACCAGGGCCAGGATTTCGCCGTCACCGCGCAGGAGCTTGAGGTGCCCTGGCTGCTGCACGGCGGGTTGCTGAACTACGGATTGCGCCAGCAGGTTGCAGGCCGGCTGGACACCGAAAGCCGCACCCGCGTGATCGGCGAGGCGCTGGACATGTTCATGCTGCACTCCGCCGACCGGCCCCCCCGCCCGGCGGAGTGACCGTCGGCGCGGCGCTTACGCCCGGGGCTGGGCCAGGTCGCTGTCGGACAGATGCGCCACGGTTTCGCCCGTCGCGGCAAAGGTGCGGGTGACCGCGCCAGAGGCATAGATGAACATCATCAGGACCGGTTCCGAGCCGACGTTATGGAAGCAATGCACCGTGCCCTCGGGGATGAAGGCGACCTCCATCGGACCGACGGGATGGCGCGCGCCGTCGAATTCCGCTTCGGCCTGCCCTTCCAGTATGATGATCTGTTCGTCGCAATTGTGACTGTGCATCTGGACCGAGCGCCCGACAGGCAGCGTCGTGGTGCCGGTGGTGACATCCGCCTCACAGCGCCCTTTCGAGCAGAACAGCCGCGTGGTGACGCCATTGCCCCGGTCATGAGCGGGGATATCGGGCGTGTTGAAGATGCGGGCGGTCTTGGTGTTGGTCATGGTCAAAGCTCCAGCGTCGCAAGGCCGGCGTCCTGCGCGACCTGGTTCAGGGATTTCAGCAAGACGGGCGGACAGGGAATGCCATTGGCCCGCCGGTCACTGCGCAGCGCCAGCGCCCGGTCTCCGGGCAGGCGGATCGCGTCGAAGTCGGGCCGGGTGGCCGAGGTCGTCAGCTCGGTCCGGATCTGGTCGACTTGGCGCTTGAAAAGCTCCGGCGCGCCAAGGGCCTTGAGGTCGATTACAAGGATCGACTGGCCCGTGTTCGTCGGGGTCACGTCGTCGGCGTTGAAATCCACCAGATCCCGGCCAAGCGCCGCGCCGTTCAGCGTGCCCGCCAGCAGACCGATCATCAACGCCAGCCCATAGCCTTTCGGCCCGCCGATGGGCAGCAGTGTCCCTGTCCCCGATTGCGCCGGATCGGTCAGCGGCTTGCCTTCCGCGTCGATCATCCAGCCTTCGGGCAGGTCCTGCCCAAGGGCGGCGGCCATCTTGATCTTGCCATAGGCGGCGTTGGTCGTCGCCATGTCCAGCAGGACAGGCCCGCCTTCGCCGCCGGGCACGCCGATGGCGATGGGGTTTGTGGACAGCAGGGCCTCGGTTCCGCCCCAGGGGGCCATGTGATTGGCGCTGCCGACAGCCATGTAGATGCCGATCATGTCCTGCGGCACCGGGCGCATGGCCCAGACCCCGGCGGCCCCGGCATGGTTGGAATTGTGGCACCCGACCCAGGAAACCCCGTGATCAGAGGCGCGCGCGATGGCCTCGTCCACGCAGCGGCGCACCACCAGATGCCCCATGGCGGAATCGCCATCCACGCGGGCCAGCCCGCCCTTGCTGCGGTCGACCCGGATGTCGGGCGTCCGGTTGAAACCACCGGCCTTCAGACGGTCGATATAGCGGGCAAGGCGAAACAATCCGTGGGCGTCGGCTCCGTGCAGATCGGCCTCGATCATCATTTCAGCAACCACCTCGGCATCTGCCTGCGGCAAGCCATGACGCGCCAGAGCAGAAGCGACGAAGGGCTGAAGAACCGAAAGCGGCAGCCTTGGAACGTCGGGTGAGGTCATGCGAATTCCCTTCTCGCCGGAGATCTTCTAACTCTTATATAAGAGTCGAAGGGCAGGCCCGTCAACGGGGGTCGGCAAAGGGTTTTCAGCGCCGGTCTACGAGGTAATCGTGGGCTGACGTGTTGCACAGGCTGCGGCGCCATTCGACCGGTGTGCGCTCTGCCTCGAAGGCCAGGCGGTCGATTTCCAGCAACGGCGTGCCGGGGGCGATCTCCAACAGCTCTGCATCCCCGAAGCTGGCCGCCGCCGCCCGCAACCGTTCCTCGGCAGAGGTCACGGTCCGACCGTAGCTACGTTCGTAATGGCGGAACAGGTGGTCGGGCAATGCGCCGCCCTCGCCCAGACCGGGCAGGACGGCTTCGGCCACCACGATCCGTTCCAGAATCGTCGGGCGGTCCCGCAACAACCGGACCCGCAGCAGGCGCCGCACCGGACTTTGTGGCGGCAAGGCAAGGCGGTCAGCCTCTGCTTGCGTGGCCGCGCCGATTTCACAGGACTCCAGCCGGGCGGGGGGCAATTCGTGCTGCCCGTCATGGCCGATCATGTTGAAGAACAGGAACAGCGACCGGCGATCCTCGATCTCCGGGACGAAAGTGCCAAGACCCTGACGTCGGGTCAGCAGACCTTCGTCGACAAGGCCGTTCAGCGCGCGGCGCACGGTGCCCTGGCTTACGCCAAGCTCGGCGGCAAGCTTCATCTCGCTGGGGATCATGGCGCCGGGGGGATAGACCTTTTGCAACAGGCGCTGGCGCAATTCGCCATCGACCATTTCATAAAGCGGCACCTGACCGATCCTGCGGGGCGCCCGCCCGCGCGGCGCCATCAGCGCCCCCTCGAGGCCGGGCAGGAAGGCAAGGCGCGACGCATGATCAGTTTCCCCTGCATGACGGAACATAGGCCGGACCTGTCTAGCGCGGCGCCCTGCCCCATGCAATTACGCAGCCGCATCACGCGAAAGGCCGCCCCAGGGGAGGGAGGGTCCCACGGGCGGCCTTTCTGCAGGTCGACGTCAGGCGTTCAGGAGGCCATGACCTGCAATTGCTTCAGGGCTGTATCAACCTCTCGGACACGCTCTGCGTTGTCCGTGGCGACCGACCCATCCGCGTTGTGGAACGAGTTCTCGAACCCCACACGGGCCTTGCCGCCAAGGCGGGCAGCCTCGACCAGGCTGGCGGTTTCATCCGCCCCGAAGGCGCAGACCATCCAGTCGAAGGTCTGCCCCTCTGCCCGCTTGAGCTCATCGAGGTATTCGGACAGGGCAAAGGCGTTGAGGCTGCCATCGGCATAGGTGCCGCGCACCAGCTGAATCAGGTGGTGCTTACCGGGAATGTGGCCGTTTTCCGTCGCGATGACGAAGCCCTGCACCTCTTGCGGGCTGTAGAGGATATGCTGGATCTCGACCCCCTCTTCGGCCGCCCAGTCGTAGAATGCATGGGCGGCGGGCCAGTCGGTGGGCTGGCGCACGATTTCGCGCAGGGCGACAGAGACGTAGCGCGGCTTCAGCTTGCGCATCATGGCGCGCTGCGCCTCGGCCTCGTAGCGCCCGGCAGATTCCGACGTCACTTGCAGGTAGGTGTCGGGCAGATCCGATTCCAGCCGCTCGAGCAGGGCACGATAGCGGCCCGCGTCCAGCAGATGCACGCCCTGGGCGTCGCGCAGATGCAGGTGCAGGCCATCCGCCCCCGCCGCCACGCAGCGCTTTGACGTCTCGACCAACTCGTCGTCCGTCATCGGAAGCGCCGGGTGGTCGGCCTTGGTTCGCCGCGCCCCGTTGGGCGCAGACATCAGCCGGGGGAGCGCCCTCATAGAGCCTCACCCATTTCCGCGAAGCGCCCGCGATGGAACAGCAGGGGCGCGACATCCTGATGGTCGACGCGCAGAACCCGTCCGATGAATATCTCGTGGTCGCCGCTGATGATCCGCTTTTCGGTCCGGCATTCCAGCGTTGCCAGCGCGCTGCGCAGCACCGGCACCCCATAGTGGCCGGCCCACCAATCCACGCCGGAAAACTTGTCTTCGGCGGGATTGCAGAACCGCATTGTCTCGTCCTTGGCGCCCGCCCCCATGATGTTCACGGCAAACCCGTCATGGGCGCAGAAGGCCTCGCGGGACGGGGAATTCAGCCCGATGCTCCACAGGATCTGCGGCGGATCGAGCGAGACGGACGAGAACGAATTGACCACCAGGCCGACGGGTTTCCGGTTTTCGCCAAGCGATGTCACCACGGTCACGCCGGTTGCAAAGCAGCCGAAAACGTCCCGCAGGAGCCGGGCATCGATTTGATCAAGTTCAGTTTCTTCAGACATGCTTTTTCCTTCCTCTTCGTCGCTTGCCCCAGAATATGAGCGGTTGAAGCATCAGGACAATTAATATTAGACTGTGGCAGATAGAAGAAAAGTGGATAGCCGGTCATGAAGCTTCAGCAATTGCGTTATTTCGTTGCGGTCTTCGAGCAGGGCTCGTTTTCGGCGGCCGCCGAGAAGGTCAATGCAACCCAGTCCGGTCTGTCCATGCATGTGGGCCAGATCGAAAAGCGCTATGGCGTGGTGCTGTTTTCGCGCAGTTCCTCCGGTGTCAGCCCGACCGAAGCCGGGCGGTCCTTCTACCGCGAAGCCGTGAAGGTCCTTGCGGCGGCCTACCGCGCAGAGGATCGCATCCGGTCGCTTTCCAAATCCGTGACCGGGCATATCCGGGTCGGCCTGATGCCCACCTTTACCCGCGCGGTGCTGACCCCTGCCCTGCTGGAATTCGCAGAGGAATATCCCGAGGTTCGCCTGTCGATCTCGGAAGCCTATTCCGGGGCGCTGGCCAATGACGTGACCGAAGGGCGTCTCGATTTCGCGGTTGTCCCGGCCTCCTTTGACTTAGGCGAAATGCTGGTGGCGACGCCGATGGGTCAGGATCGGGAATGCCTGGTCTGCGCTGCCGGGCGCGAATTCCCCACCACGCCGGATGGCGTGCGCCTGCGGGATCTGCCGCCGCAGAAATTCGTCCTTCCCGGCCAGGGCAATGCGCGGCGCCATCGGATCGACGCCTACCTTGGCCAGAACCAGATCGAGGTGCTGGAACGCCTGCAACTGGACACGATGCACGGCACGCTCGGGCTGGTGGGGCAGTCGGACTGGGTGTCCATCCTGCCCGGTATCCTTTGCCTGCCCGATCTGGACGGCACGCGCCGCCGCGTCGTGCCGCTGGCCGATCCCGCCCTCACGGTGGATTATCTGCAGATCGAACACGCCTCGCGTCCGCTGAGCCAGGGCGCACAGGCCTTTGCCGACATCCTGCAGAAGGAACTGACCCGCGCGCTCGGGGTCGCGCCTGTCAGCCGGAACCCCGACCGGTCCGCCCTGCGCAGTATCGTCGCCACGGCCTGAGCCGAGCTGACCGCCCATGGGGGAGATGCCTTTGGCGCCGCCTCACCGGATCTGGATGGCAACGGGCGAAGGCCATCAGTAAATCTGATAGGCGCTGAAATTTTTAATCATTTCTTTTATGCCCCGTCGGGCGTTAGCGTTTTCTTAGGGAACGCCGAAACCCTTGCTAAGCAATTGATCTGCAAAGACGTCACCGCGATGCGCGCGCCACGTCGTACCACAGCGGATCATGACCGCGGCCAGGGGCGTTGCACGGGTTCGGACCGCGGGCCCGGTTGCCATTGATTACGGGAATGCACATGACTTCTATCCAACTTCACTCCTCCGTTCATGGGGCGGCCGATGCGCCCGTCCTGCTGCTGCTCAACAGTCTCGGCGCGACGGAGGCCATGTGGGAGGCGCAGATCCCGCTGCTGAGCGGCCATTACCGGGTCATCACTTGCGACACGCGCGGCCACGGTCAAAGCCCGGCCCCCGAAGGCCCCTATGCCTTTTCCGATTTCGTCGATGACGCGCTGGCGGTGCTGGATGCCCATGGGGTTGAAAAGGCCTCTGTCCTGGGTCTGTCGCTTGGCGGGATGACCGCCCTTGGTCTGGGCCTGAACCACCCCGACCGGATCGAACGGATCGTCTGCTGTGCGGCGCGTTCCGACGCGCCAGAGCCTTTCGTGCAAAGCTGGCACACCCGGCTGGCCAAGCTGGACGAAGGCGGCGTCGAAGCGGTCTGGAACGGCACCGTCGGCTTCTGGCTGAGCGAAGAAACCCGCGCCGCCCACCCCGAGCGCGAAGCGGCGCTGCGCGACGGCTTCCTGCGCACCTCGCCCACCGGCTATCGCGGCTGCGCCCATGCGCTGATGGAACTCGATTACCTGCGCCACCTCGGCAAGATGACCGTGCCCGCGCTGTTCGTTTCCGGAGAGAACGACGGCGGCGCCTCCCCTGCAACGATGGAAGAAATGGCCGCCGCCTGCCCCGGATCGCAATATGCCTGCGTCAGCGGCGCCAAGCACGTCATCAACGTTGACCGGCCGCAGGACTTCGCCCTCGCGATCGGTGGCTTCCTCGAACTGGATACCGAGTAATCCCGATGAGACCGACTGATCGCACCAATCCCGCTCCCGCTGCGCCCCGCGCTCAGAACGGCTCAGGCCGGGCCCTCGGCCCGGCGGCAGGTGGGCGTGTCGGTTGATCGGACATATGCTTCCGATCCTGGGACCAATAGGAATATTGGTCCTGATCGGCTACGCGATGGGACGCGGCGCCACGGGGCTGGACACCCGGACGCTCAGCACGGTCGTCGTGATGGTGGCAGCGCCCGCGCTGATCTTCAGCAGCCTGACTTCGTTGGAGATCACACCGCAGGCGGTGGTGGCAATCTCGGGCGCGGCGGCGCTGTGTCTGGCAATCTCGGCCCTTCTGGCCGCTTTGGTCCTGAAACTGACGGGCGGGTCCCTGCGCAGCTTTCTTCCGGTGCTCATGATGCCCAATTCGGGCAACATGGGACTGCCCCTGGTCATGCTGGCTTTCGGGGACGCGGGACGGGAGCTTGCCGCGGCCTATTTCGTCGTCGTCGCCCTGGCCCAGCATTCCATCGGCATGTCGATCTATGCGGGCAGTTTCAAGGTCGGCACCCTGCTGCGTCAGCCGCTGATCTATTCGGTCCTGCTGGTCGTGCTGGTGCTGACGACGGGGATAGACGTGCCCCCCGTCATTGCCACGACGGCCGAGATGACCGGCGGCATGATGGTCCCCGCCATGCTGCTGTTGCTTGGTACATCGCTGGCGCGGCTGCGGGTGGCGGATCTGAAATCAGCCGTCGTCCTGGCCTTCGGGCGGCTGGCGATCGGGGTGATCTCGGCCATCTGCGTGATCTGGATTCTCGGGCTCGAGGGGATGCCCGCGGGCGTCGTTTTCCTGATGGCGACCATGCCGACGGCCATCGTAATCTACGTTTTCTCGGAACGGTACAACCGCGATCCCGAACGCGTGGTCGGTGTCGTCGTGGTTTCAACCCTGCTGACCTTTGCCTGCCTGCCCGGCCTGACCTGGATTGCGCTCAGGATGGCGGGCGTCGCCTCCTAGGTCAGAATCGTTCCCCTGACGACGGATCGGTGGCGAAACCGGAATTACGAAAAATTGGGTGACCAATCATGAAAAAGAAGCCGAAATAATACCAGTCAATAACCTGATTTAAAACGAAAAAAAGATGCGGTGGAAACGTAGAAGATTTATGTTGAATGGAAGGAATGGCTGACCAAAGTTGATCGAAGCTGCGCTCTGCCCGACCACCGGCACGCGCGGTTCAACGGATTGGAGGATCCGTCTGCGGGAAAGCCCCCGCATCACATCAAGGGAGGAGACATCATGACAGACGACAGGAAACACCTGACCCGCCGTGCGATTCTGGCGCAGGGCGCAAGCGCGACCGGCCTGGCGGCCATGGCCATCACCATGCCCGGCATGGCACTTGCCCAGAACTTTCCCCGCCGGCCGGTGACACTTGTGGTGATGTATGCCGCGGGTGGCGGCACCGATGCCATTATGCGCAAGCTGGCCGATGAAATGGCCCGCGCGCAAGGCTGGACGATCAACGTGGTCAACAAGCCCGGCGCGGTCGGCGGCGTGGCGACGCAATATGTCTCTGCAGCACGGCCCGATGGCTACACGCTGCTGGGGGCGGCCAATTACAACCGCTTCGTGCGAGTCCTGGGCCATGCCGATTTCGTGCCATGGCAGGACTGGCTGCCGATGAAGGCCGCCGATGCGCCCGCCAGCTGGTCGGTGCGCGCGGATTCCCCCTTCCAGACCATGGAAGACGTGATCGAAGAGGCAAAGGCCAACCCCGGCAAACTGACGATCTCCACCTCCGGCACCGGTGGTGTCTGGCACGAAGTCTCGCTGATCATCGCCAACATGGCCGGGATCGAGATGAAATACGTCCCCTACAAGGGCGGCAAACCGGCCACGCTGGCCGGGCTTCAGGGCGAAACCGATGTCGCCGGCGGCGGTCTGCATGAACATATCGACCTGATCCGCAGCGGCGAATTGCGCAATCTCTGCCACGCCAGCACCAGCGACATCACCCTGGATGACGGCAAGGTCCTGCCCTCGATCGGCGGGATCATCCCCGAGGCGCAGAAGATCCTGCCCGTCGGTGCCACCTACAACTTCATGGTGCCGCGCAATCTGCCGCCCGAAGTCCTTCAGCAGCTTGCCGACGCCTTCCGCGCGGCCGCAACCTCTGACGGCTTCAAGGAGATGATGGAGCAGAACTTCTTCCAGCCCGGTCTGCTTGTCGGCGAAGAAGCCGACCGTCAGGGCGCGCTGATGGAGACCATCACGGCCGATATCTTCAACAAGAACCAGGACGCCATCGGCGCCGAGGTCCGGACCGCCGAGGAACTTGGCCTGCCCGCGCCCGAGGACTTCGATTCCTGGTGGCCGCCGCAGGGCTACACCCCGCCGCCGATCAGCTGATTGCCCCCGGCCCGGGTTGCGATGGCCGCCCGGGCGCATTCCCTGCTTCAACTAACCAGCCGAAGGCTGGCACCGGAGGTGCCATTCATGACTTCCCCTGTTTCGGACGACATCAAGTTCGAAGGCGAGGACGCGAACGCGGGCGACGCCGCCCCGATCCTCGACATCATCGCGGCCGGAGCCCTGATCGCCACGGCCATCGTGGTCATGGTGGCCTCCCTGCGTCTTCCCGTACCGGGATCTGCGCTGACCGCGCCGGGGTTGCTGCCCTTCATGGCTGCGGCATCGCTGGCGGTCATGGCAATCGTGCTGGGGCATTCGGCAATCCAGCGCCGGCGCGTGACCGGCGCGTCTTCGGAACAGCTTTTCGGTGATCTCGAAGAACAGATGCGGATGCTGGTGCTGGCCGGGATGGTCGGGGCCTACATCCTTGCGCTGCAGCTTCTGGCCTTTCAGGTC
The Pseudooceanicola algae genome window above contains:
- a CDS encoding TRAP transporter small permease, with protein sequence MKIQVTLARWAHILSAGWVFLLAVLIIADVLGRTLFLHPIAGTKEILQNSVIAVTFLQLPLAIYSGSMLRTTLLLDALGPRAALVMRVFAWALGALLFAAIAYASLPAAFTAIRLGEYEGEGAMRIYTWPVRFLLVGSSAFAALAYVSMMIADLRGPGSSDPAPRKPLNSADLT
- a CDS encoding C4-dicarboxylate TRAP transporter substrate-binding protein, translating into MTRNTGLTATFTGVALGVTLLASAAHADRFTFRIGSGHPKGPAPYVTTMSDFFVAEVKRRAAEETDHSVNFIESYGGGIAGVSETLEAVQTGLLDFGGYCVCFEPSNLYLHNFPYFEPFGPQSSSEAIAAVRVVYDQNPWLSDVFEEEFDQQLLGLGAWDNYHLGTTKEWKTIADLKGVKIGGAGPNLPWLEYAGAVPVQSSLPEGYMAMKTGVYDGWLMTPAGYNGFKYYEPAPYYTLIGYGAMPVVVMTANKAKMADLPDDLRTIIEEVGRAWEDRNGVAMDESQAAGLAALKENGAIITELPADVRAEWAQSLAELPRKSAMEADERGMPGTKVMQDFIDAASAAGYEWPVEYDLN
- a CDS encoding TetR/AcrR family transcriptional regulator, with protein sequence MKQSKPSDATAPVRKRLSPEVRRSEIVRAAITLFSESGFDGSTRDVARRAGITQPLLYRYFPNKQSLIEAVYSEVFLETWDARWDAMLQDRTRPVRDRFQSFYEAYTETVFQPVWLRLWYFALLRDAEVHDWYREVVQEQILKPLVRERRMELDQGQDFAVTAQELEVPWLLHGGLLNYGLRQQVAGRLDTESRTRVIGEALDMFMLHSADRPPRPAE
- a CDS encoding cupin domain-containing protein, translated to MTNTKTARIFNTPDIPAHDRGNGVTTRLFCSKGRCEADVTTGTTTLPVGRSVQMHSHNCDEQIIILEGQAEAEFDGARHPVGPMEVAFIPEGTVHCFHNVGSEPVLMMFIYASGAVTRTFAATGETVAHLSDSDLAQPRA
- a CDS encoding Ldh family oxidoreductase, whose product is MTSPDVPRLPLSVLQPFVASALARHGLPQADAEVVAEMMIEADLHGADAHGLFRLARYIDRLKAGGFNRTPDIRVDRSKGGLARVDGDSAMGHLVVRRCVDEAIARASDHGVSWVGCHNSNHAGAAGVWAMRPVPQDMIGIYMAVGSANHMAPWGGTEALLSTNPIAIGVPGGEGGPVLLDMATTNAAYGKIKMAAALGQDLPEGWMIDAEGKPLTDPAQSGTGTLLPIGGPKGYGLALMIGLLAGTLNGAALGRDLVDFNADDVTPTNTGQSILVIDLKALGAPELFKRQVDQIRTELTTSATRPDFDAIRLPGDRALALRSDRRANGIPCPPVLLKSLNQVAQDAGLATLEL
- a CDS encoding GntR family transcriptional regulator, translating into MFRHAGETDHASRLAFLPGLEGALMAPRGRAPRRIGQVPLYEMVDGELRQRLLQKVYPPGAMIPSEMKLAAELGVSQGTVRRALNGLVDEGLLTRRQGLGTFVPEIEDRRSLFLFFNMIGHDGQHELPPARLESCEIGAATQAEADRLALPPQSPVRRLLRVRLLRDRPTILERIVVAEAVLPGLGEGGALPDHLFRHYERSYGRTVTSAEERLRAAAASFGDAELLEIAPGTPLLEIDRLAFEAERTPVEWRRSLCNTSAHDYLVDRR
- a CDS encoding 3-keto-5-aminohexanoate cleavage protein; protein product: MSAPNGARRTKADHPALPMTDDELVETSKRCVAAGADGLHLHLRDAQGVHLLDAGRYRALLERLESDLPDTYLQVTSESAGRYEAEAQRAMMRKLKPRYVSVALREIVRQPTDWPAAHAFYDWAAEEGVEIQHILYSPQEVQGFVIATENGHIPGKHHLIQLVRGTYADGSLNAFALSEYLDELKRAEGQTFDWMVCAFGADETASLVEAARLGGKARVGFENSFHNADGSVATDNAERVREVDTALKQLQVMAS
- a CDS encoding flavin reductase family protein, which codes for MSEETELDQIDARLLRDVFGCFATGVTVVTSLGENRKPVGLVVNSFSSVSLDPPQILWSIGLNSPSREAFCAHDGFAVNIMGAGAKDETMRFCNPAEDKFSGVDWWAGHYGVPVLRSALATLECRTEKRIISGDHEIFIGRVLRVDHQDVAPLLFHRGRFAEMGEAL
- a CDS encoding LysR family transcriptional regulator; translated protein: MKLQQLRYFVAVFEQGSFSAAAEKVNATQSGLSMHVGQIEKRYGVVLFSRSSSGVSPTEAGRSFYREAVKVLAAAYRAEDRIRSLSKSVTGHIRVGLMPTFTRAVLTPALLEFAEEYPEVRLSISEAYSGALANDVTEGRLDFAVVPASFDLGEMLVATPMGQDRECLVCAAGREFPTTPDGVRLRDLPPQKFVLPGQGNARRHRIDAYLGQNQIEVLERLQLDTMHGTLGLVGQSDWVSILPGILCLPDLDGTRRRVVPLADPALTVDYLQIEHASRPLSQGAQAFADILQKELTRALGVAPVSRNPDRSALRSIVATA
- a CDS encoding alpha/beta fold hydrolase, which gives rise to MTSIQLHSSVHGAADAPVLLLLNSLGATEAMWEAQIPLLSGHYRVITCDTRGHGQSPAPEGPYAFSDFVDDALAVLDAHGVEKASVLGLSLGGMTALGLGLNHPDRIERIVCCAARSDAPEPFVQSWHTRLAKLDEGGVEAVWNGTVGFWLSEETRAAHPEREAALRDGFLRTSPTGYRGCAHALMELDYLRHLGKMTVPALFVSGENDGGASPATMEEMAAACPGSQYACVSGAKHVINVDRPQDFALAIGGFLELDTE
- a CDS encoding AEC family transporter, with translation MLPILGPIGILVLIGYAMGRGATGLDTRTLSTVVVMVAAPALIFSSLTSLEITPQAVVAISGAAALCLAISALLAALVLKLTGGSLRSFLPVLMMPNSGNMGLPLVMLAFGDAGRELAAAYFVVVALAQHSIGMSIYAGSFKVGTLLRQPLIYSVLLVVLVLTTGIDVPPVIATTAEMTGGMMVPAMLLLLGTSLARLRVADLKSAVVLAFGRLAIGVISAICVIWILGLEGMPAGVVFLMATMPTAIVIYVFSERYNRDPERVVGVVVVSTLLTFACLPGLTWIALRMAGVAS